A genome region from Streptomyces antimycoticus includes the following:
- a CDS encoding universal stress protein codes for MSGAVVAGVDGSQRSLTAAEWAAWEAARRGRVLRLVHASPPLPRRVSPVPGADAWQHVGEQMLGQTVADFRARDPDLEIVGEHTAAEPAEALLTAAAGAGLLVVGARGWGGFDGLALGSVALRVAAMAQCPVVTVPETRRTGGGWDGAHTDEVQLGFDAHAPAEAPADFAFRAAQERGVPLRVVHAWALPPASPSAWMLTVLEEDRAMWEDQESQVVSDALRPWRERYPEVTVVPDVILLNPAEALVRASERAGLLVIGRRAATRPTELRLGPVAHPVLHHAHCPVAVVPHPAL; via the coding sequence ATGAGCGGCGCTGTCGTGGCGGGGGTCGACGGATCGCAGCGCAGCCTTACGGCGGCCGAATGGGCCGCGTGGGAGGCGGCGCGGCGCGGGCGCGTCCTGCGGCTCGTGCACGCCAGTCCACCGCTGCCGCGCCGGGTCTCGCCGGTGCCCGGGGCGGACGCCTGGCAGCACGTGGGCGAGCAGATGCTCGGGCAGACGGTCGCCGACTTCCGGGCGCGCGATCCGGACCTCGAGATCGTCGGGGAGCACACCGCCGCCGAACCGGCCGAGGCGCTGCTCACGGCCGCCGCGGGCGCCGGGCTGCTGGTGGTCGGGGCCCGGGGCTGGGGAGGCTTCGACGGGCTGGCGCTGGGCTCCGTGGCGCTGCGGGTGGCGGCGATGGCTCAGTGCCCCGTCGTCACGGTCCCGGAGACACGGCGTACGGGCGGCGGATGGGACGGTGCGCATACGGACGAGGTGCAGCTCGGCTTCGACGCCCATGCCCCGGCGGAGGCGCCGGCCGACTTCGCGTTCCGCGCCGCGCAGGAGCGGGGCGTGCCGCTGCGGGTCGTGCATGCGTGGGCGCTGCCCCCGGCCTCCCCGTCGGCCTGGATGCTCACGGTGCTGGAGGAGGACCGCGCGATGTGGGAGGACCAGGAGAGCCAGGTGGTCTCCGACGCGCTGCGGCCGTGGCGGGAGAGGTATCCGGAGGTCACGGTGGTGCCGGATGTCATTCTGCTCAATCCGGCGGAGGCGCTGGTGAGGGCCTCGGAGCGAGCCGGGCTGCTGGTGATCGGGCGCCGTGCGGCCACCCGGCCGACCGAGCTGCGGCTGGGGCCGGTCGCCCATCCCGTACTGCACCACGCCCACTGCCCGGTGGCGGTCGTGCCGCACCCCGCACTCTGA